The genome window CCCTTGATCGAAGAGTCAGAAAAGCTCGATTACAAGGACCTGATGGATGGGTTCGAGAGTATGCAGCGGGCCTTTCCAAGACCTAAATACGAGATCGGTATACTGCATGGAAAAATGCTGGCCTACGAAAAGGACGACGAAATGCAGCGGTTTATCCGGCACGAAACGCAGATTATGGTAGCCACCACGGTTATTGAGGTGGGCGTGAACGTACCAAATGCCAGCGTGATGGTTATTGAAAGTGCCGAGCGATTCGGCCTGTCGCAGTTGCACCAGCTCCGTGGGCGCGTTGGGCGGGGGGCCGAACAGTCGTATTGTATCATGATGACCGGCTACAAACTCAGCAGCGATACGCGTACCCGACTCGAAACGATGGTTCGCACGAATAATGGTTTCGAGATTGCCGATGTGGACCTGCAACTGCGTGGCCCCGGCGATTTGAGTGGTACGCAGCAAAGTGGCGTTATGGACCTGATGATTGCTGACCTGGCAAAAGATGGTGCCATCCTGACGGCTGCCCGTGAGTCGGCACAGGCCATTTTGGCTGAAGACCCCGAACTCGTGTTGCCCCAACACGCACCGATCCGAAATCACGTCGATGGGTTGAAGAAAACGGATAGCAACTGGGGTCGGATCAGTTAAAGTTGCTGATCATCTGGCCCCCGGTGGAGTAATTGGCTGAGCCTTACAATGATCACGGCTTGCATTTTACGGCTGAGGCTGTATCTTCCGACTGTCAATCAACCTGATCTGCTTCATGCGATACCCGCTACTCCTCATACTGGGTTTATTTTTCCGTATAGCCCATGCTCAGACAACCTTCACCGTTTCGTTTCCGGCATCGCAGAGCAAAACGCCACTCGACGGCCGGGTACTGCTCATCCTCGCCAAAAGTAATACCTCGGAGCCCCGGTCTCAGGTGAGCGATGCTGTTGAAACGGCCCAACTTTTCGGCAAAGATGCCGACGGAATAAAGCCAAATCAGGTTGTCGACTTCGGTGCCGATGTGTTTGGTTACCCAAAACGTAGTTTGAAGGATCTGGCACCGGGCGAGTATTACGTGCAGGCTGTTCTGCACAAGTACGAGACATTCAAGCGCAAAGACGGGCATACGGTTAAATTGCCAATGGATCGGGGAGAAGGGCAGAACTGGCGAACAGCACCCGGCAATCTTTATAGCAAGCCGTTGAAGATTAGCCTGAAAGCAGGTTCGAAGCAATCGGTTGCGGTCGTACTCGATCAGGTGAACCCGCCCATTGAGGAGCCCAAAGACACTAAGTTCATCAAACACATCAAGATTCAGAGTAAGCGACTAACCGAATTCTGGGGGCGACCCATGTATCTGGGGGCTCACGTGCTACTTCCGGCGGGATTTGCCGAACACCCCGAAGCCCGTTATCCACTCTGCATTTTTCACGGCCACTTTCCCGACGATTTCTCCGGCTTTAGTGAAACGCCCCCACCGGCTACTATGGACACGACCGACTACATCGAACGGTTTCACATATACGGGTACAAAAAACAGGTAGCGCAGGAAGCATACGATTTTTACGAAAAGTGGACGAGCAAAAATTTCCCACGGATGCTGATCGTCGAAATTCAGCACGCGAACCCATACTATGACGACTCGTACGCGGTCAATTCCGAAAACCTGGGTCCGTACGGCGATGCGATCATGTACGAGCTGCTGCCCGAAATTGAAAAACAGTTCCGGGGAATCGGACAGGGATGGGCACGATTTACATACGGTGGATCGACGGGCGGATGGGAAGCCCTGGCCGCGCAGGTATTCTATCCCGATGAGTTCAATGGTTGTTTTGCCGCTTGCCCTGACCCGATTGCGTTCGACGCGTATACTGTTTTCAATCTGTACAAAGACAAAAATGCCTATTACGCAGAGGGGCCGTTTCGCCGGACTCCCCGTCCCGGCCAGCGCAATTACCTCGGTCAGGTGAAATGTACCGTCGAAGAGACTAACCACCGCGAACTGGCACTTGGCACGCATTCCCGATCCGGCGATCAGTTCGACATTTGGGAAGCGGTCTACTCACCGGTAGGCGCGGATGGCTACCCAAAACGGATCTGGAATAAACTCACGGGCGAAATTGATCCCGCCGTTGCCACCTATTGGCGCGACCACTACGATCTGCTGCATATTCTTCGGCGTGACTGGAAAACGCTTGGCCCTAAAGTCGCGGGTAAAATTCACATCTACTGTGGTGACATGGATAACTACTACCTCAACAATGCCGTCTATCTGATGGAGGATTTTCTGAAAACTGTTCAAAATCCGTCGGCTAGTAGTGAGGTAGCTTACGGTGACCGGGCTGAACATTGCTGGAACGGCGATCCAACGCAGCCTAATTACATAACCCGGCTCCGGTATAATACGATGTACATCGACAAGATTATGAAGCGCATCGAAATATCGGCTCCGAAGGGCGCCGACCTCAAAAGCTGGCGCTATTGATCTGTTTACGGGTGTAGAGACGCAAGAACTGCGTCTCGAGTGCGTCAGCAATTATCGAACAAAAGAGCTGTTGAAGAAGATTGCTGACGCGTAGGAGACGCAGGGGATTGCCGCACCTGCGGTGATGCGGCATTCCAACCGGTCTCTACAATTGGCTCAAAAAGGCCATTGTATCGACACCATCGGCGTAATCGCTTAGTCCGGGATGCTGCGTTTGACCGAAGGCAACCGTTGGTAGAGTTACATGACCGGACAGCCAGTCTTGGGCTGAAGCCACGACCTGAATCTGATCGGCACGTTCGTTAAGCCAGGCCGTTGCATCGGCAAGCGTACGGTACGTCTGGAAGTACAGCACTGAAATCGGCGACACCAGTGCATCATTTTCCGTCACCAGCAGATAGCCATTATCGAGATGCGGAACCGCATTGATCAGGTAAATCGACTTATTGTAATCGTAATTATTCTGGTACTTATGATTGTTCAGGTAGAGCTTAACCTGCGGTTCCAAAGCCCGCAATAGGGGAATGAAATCGTATTCGTCGGGGACTAATAGGGTTGATACATTTCGGCAACCCAACCCGTAATAGTCCGAAATATCGTGGTCGAGTTTCAGGAATTCATCGTCCTTTTCCTCGCCCATCAGCAGTCCGACAGAGGTTCGGTTCCGGCGAATGATGCTTGGTTTTTTTGCAAAATAGTAGTTGAAATAACGAGCCGTGTTGTTGCTGCCGGTAGCGATGTACGCGTCAGCGGCATTTAACCGGTCGGCTTCCTCGATCAGATCCGCAAAATTCGGATTGATCTCTTTTATTTTTTGTATTAAATAGTGAATTAGTACAAAATCTTGCGTGCTAAGCTTCGCTAATAATTTATGACCGCTTAGAAGCACACAGAGCAGATCGTGGAATCCGACGGCTGGAATGTTACCAGCCATAACGACGCCAACGGAACGGGGAACAGTAGTTGGCT of Spirosoma agri contains these proteins:
- a CDS encoding acyl-CoA reductase gives rise to the protein MLQSERLQTFVALGDYLRAPEAQSELAEVAQRAYYKNNWFTPANTLNALSAIADEFLTADKLAAWLSKYPAEPTTVPRSVGVVMAGNIPAVGFHDLLCVLLSGHKLLAKLSTQDFVLIHYLIQKIKEINPNFADLIEEADRLNAADAYIATGSNNTARYFNYYFAKKPSIIRRNRTSVGLLMGEEKDDEFLKLDHDISDYYGLGCRNVSTLLVPDEYDFIPLLRALEPQVKLYLNNHKYQNNYDYNKSIYLINAVPHLDNGYLLVTENDALVSPISVLYFQTYRTLADATAWLNERADQIQVVASAQDWLSGHVTLPTVAFGQTQHPGLSDYADGVDTMAFLSQL